In Edaphobacter dinghuensis, one genomic interval encodes:
- a CDS encoding ThiF family adenylyltransferase, with product MTSYTREAIGGLAVAVVGCGALGSEAARLLGLLGLGTVLLIDPDRVEATNLIHSPYLRSKNSLGRHKAEVLAENLAAHFPDTHWQTLACEIADVGFQRLRRCALLLSCTDNTLARVETGYAAHRLRLPMMDAGLKGRAVWSGRVAWLPGGRAACYLCQLGEARRAELLSFSLSAAQSCSAPLHTDQPLPSTPTMASIVAALQVDLGLRLALTPSELTEQAYAWELSLPLPETSWHSFTIRPSADCPWHSSEDSSDMVILPMDQPLNESLAQQSAQTENQPASLELDWPLCVKARCNRCRHLWSPMLRLAVLRRRGVCPACGESSLSAIETLARVTIGDSFAHLTPRQLGLPPDHLFTIARSL from the coding sequence ATGACCTCGTACACTCGCGAGGCAATCGGAGGACTTGCAGTTGCCGTGGTTGGATGCGGCGCTCTGGGCTCAGAGGCAGCTCGTTTACTCGGACTTCTCGGGCTCGGCACCGTGCTGTTGATCGACCCCGACAGAGTCGAAGCGACCAACCTTATCCATAGTCCTTATCTTCGATCGAAAAATTCACTCGGCCGTCACAAAGCCGAGGTCCTTGCAGAAAATCTCGCGGCGCATTTTCCTGACACCCACTGGCAGACGCTTGCATGTGAGATCGCCGACGTCGGCTTTCAGCGCCTTCGGCGTTGTGCTCTTCTGCTCTCCTGCACCGACAACACGCTTGCCCGAGTCGAAACCGGCTACGCAGCCCACCGTCTTCGTCTTCCGATGATGGATGCCGGACTCAAGGGGCGCGCCGTCTGGTCGGGCCGTGTAGCGTGGCTCCCCGGAGGCCGTGCAGCGTGTTATCTCTGCCAACTGGGCGAAGCCCGCCGCGCCGAACTGCTCTCCTTCTCGCTCTCTGCCGCGCAAAGCTGTTCTGCTCCTCTTCACACCGATCAGCCCTTGCCCAGCACGCCAACCATGGCATCAATAGTCGCTGCGCTCCAGGTCGATCTCGGCCTTCGTCTTGCCTTAACTCCTTCAGAACTCACAGAGCAGGCATACGCATGGGAACTTTCGCTGCCATTGCCTGAGACAAGCTGGCACTCCTTCACCATTCGGCCCAGCGCCGATTGCCCCTGGCATAGCTCCGAAGATTCGTCAGATATGGTGATCCTTCCCATGGATCAGCCATTGAATGAGTCGCTTGCACAGCAGAGCGCTCAGACGGAAAATCAGCCCGCGTCCCTCGAACTAGACTGGCCTCTCTGCGTGAAGGCACGCTGCAACCGATGCCGGCATCTCTGGAGCCCTATGCTTCGCCTCGCCGTCTTGCGGCGGCGGGGTGTGTGTCCGGCCTGTGGAGAATCCTCGTTGTCCGCTATCGAGACTCTCGCGCGCGTGACCATCGGAGACTCTTTTGCACATCTCACGCCGCGCCAGCTCGGTCTTCCGCCCGATCATCTCTTCACCATCGCGCGCTCTTTGTAA
- a CDS encoding FHA domain-containing protein — MSLYKNIYFAALVGALAGILTWGGSSLLLIALDVKRGLWIPDATVVFLLGFLLALFVFRYMDYAAGKPMRWATVGWGALCGLGSAVVVTLILSLLQTHIQVESPTLFRLVAWALAGSLIGMGVGLRWVKNNRVRVLHTYAGGLAGGLVGGLLFTFLGPHSPEICQAFGLMLTGAGTGLGAALSPMLMRDGAVQFISSGDARAQSKLGRTGKQWPLEPGESYVLGNIATSDTGSRFQQGVDIFVPDSFLSPRHAVLFSKEGRYFIARHPDAGGPAGIAKFILRVRGKTVTTSQELHESDDILVGRTALRFSSKKLHD, encoded by the coding sequence ATGAGTCTTTACAAAAATATCTATTTCGCTGCGCTCGTCGGCGCTCTGGCTGGGATCCTCACCTGGGGTGGAAGCAGTTTGCTGTTAATTGCTTTGGACGTCAAACGCGGGCTATGGATACCGGATGCAACGGTGGTCTTCCTGCTTGGATTTCTGTTGGCGTTATTTGTCTTTCGATATATGGATTACGCCGCCGGTAAGCCTATGCGTTGGGCCACGGTGGGCTGGGGAGCGCTCTGTGGGTTAGGCTCGGCGGTTGTCGTTACGCTGATTCTCTCGCTGCTGCAGACGCATATTCAGGTTGAGTCGCCGACATTGTTTCGGTTGGTGGCGTGGGCGCTGGCAGGATCGCTGATCGGCATGGGAGTTGGCCTGCGCTGGGTGAAGAACAATCGGGTCAGGGTGTTGCATACCTATGCGGGAGGGTTGGCGGGCGGTCTAGTGGGTGGTCTGCTGTTTACTTTTCTCGGGCCGCACTCTCCGGAGATATGCCAGGCCTTTGGATTGATGCTGACGGGCGCAGGCACAGGACTTGGCGCGGCGCTTTCGCCCATGCTGATGCGCGATGGAGCGGTGCAGTTCATCAGCAGCGGTGATGCGCGTGCGCAGAGCAAGCTTGGCCGCACCGGCAAGCAGTGGCCGCTTGAGCCGGGCGAGAGCTATGTTCTTGGCAATATCGCTACGTCAGATACGGGCAGCAGATTTCAACAGGGTGTCGACATCTTTGTTCCGGACTCGTTTTTGTCTCCGCGTCACGCCGTACTGTTCTCAAAAGAAGGTCGTTACTTCATCGCCCGGCATCCGGATGCCGGTGGTCCGGCGGGCATTGCAAAGTTCATACTCAGGGTTCGTGGAAAGACAGTAACAACTTCTCAGGAGCTTCACGAATCAGACGACATATTGGTTGGCCGCACCGCCCTCCGTTTTTCCAGCAAAAAACTTCACGACTAG